The Pricia mediterranea genome includes a window with the following:
- a CDS encoding PKD domain-containing protein, translated as MKTTEMNLKRMFALLILAFVVANCSDDEEPPMALADFQFLVDGTQVSFNGTVANADTVSWDFGDGNTSSEEDPVYAYASPGTFTVVMTVSGNNGTFSETKQVTIQPSLELLLTGGPAQPDGKSWRLKKTFTAGKEGAGPVDDGLGASYEDTFTFVHDGRYIVDNKDGQSLMGLVYASVVHGPNITAVSADPNNVPLANVVYTPATDATWEVLEGGFTVDAATGPVAFKDKTQLILGEYLGFKDASLVVILKEITETTMNVALGIHTEPSVFEKPTLLFHLSLEAL; from the coding sequence ATGAAAACGACGGAAATGAATTTAAAACGAATGTTCGCTCTGTTGATTCTCGCCTTTGTGGTGGCGAATTGTAGCGATGACGAAGAACCCCCAATGGCTCTCGCCGATTTTCAGTTTCTGGTCGACGGCACCCAGGTAAGCTTTAACGGCACCGTAGCCAATGCCGATACCGTGAGCTGGGATTTTGGGGACGGCAATACCAGTTCCGAGGAAGATCCCGTGTACGCCTATGCAAGTCCCGGTACCTTCACCGTAGTCATGACCGTGAGCGGAAATAACGGTACTTTTTCGGAAACCAAGCAAGTCACCATTCAACCTTCGCTGGAGCTATTACTTACCGGCGGCCCGGCCCAACCCGATGGAAAATCATGGCGTTTGAAAAAGACCTTTACTGCAGGCAAGGAAGGGGCGGGACCCGTTGATGACGGGCTGGGCGCATCCTACGAAGATACGTTCACCTTTGTCCATGACGGGCGGTATATTGTTGACAACAAGGACGGTCAAAGCCTTATGGGTTTGGTCTATGCCAGTGTCGTCCATGGTCCGAACATTACGGCAGTCTCCGCCGATCCCAACAACGTTCCCTTGGCCAATGTGGTGTACACCCCTGCTACGGACGCAACTTGGGAAGTGCTAGAGGGCGGTTTTACGGTCGATGCGGCCACGGGACCAGTAGCGTTTAAGGACAAGACCCAATTGATTTTGGGCGAATACTTAGGGTTTAAGGATGCCAGCCTAGTGGTGATCTTAAAGGAAATTACGGAAACAACGATGAACGTGGCTTTGGGCATCCATACCGAGCCATCGGTATTCGAGAAGCCTACCTTATTGTTTCATCTATCGTTGGAGGCCTTATAA